The following proteins are encoded in a genomic region of Paenibacillus sp. FSL H3-0469:
- a CDS encoding DUF350 domain-containing protein → MTIVINLVVSILTIVLLQVLGMVIFALMTPFKDMEELKKGNVAVALAFGGKFLATAVILGVAAYTNTSIWFMMLWFAVGYVCLIASYWIFELFTPGFRISEQLEKGNVAVGVMLCMVFIGTAFAVSSLII, encoded by the coding sequence ATGACGATCGTAATTAATCTGGTGGTCAGTATTCTGACCATTGTTCTGCTTCAAGTGCTGGGTATGGTGATCTTCGCGCTCATGACTCCCTTCAAGGATATGGAGGAGCTGAAGAAGGGGAATGTGGCGGTAGCGCTGGCGTTCGGCGGCAAGTTCCTGGCGACGGCGGTCATTCTTGGAGTAGCGGCTTATACCAATACCTCCATCTGGTTCATGATGCTCTGGTTCGCGGTGGGCTATGTCTGCCTGATCGCTTCTTACTGGATCTTCGAGCTGTTCACACCCGGCTTCCGGATTTCAGAGCAGCTGGAGAAGGGGAATGTGGCGGTCGGCGTCATGCTCTGCATGGTGTTCATCGGGACGGCCTTCGCAGTCAGCAGTCTGATTATTTAG
- a CDS encoding ion channel codes for MHFLIQLSGKLLHLKKKSIAFIILAFILLSATIAFLLEPDTFHSWFNAFYWVMTTMATVGYGDYFAATVTGKVFTIFLYIFGIGLLSLVIGKIIDAMGEMQRRRGAGTLTFHGQHHVVLINWNRKTQAAVDEILCYDRECKVVIIDENGRHPLEAMEQVHFISGDAASDDILLKANIGSARAAIVFSDTRIDEASLSDGKSLLIASSIERIAPQVHTTVEIMQEKNIQNFKHVQVNEFVLSHDAISRLAVRSALQEGNSEVITQLLSREHGDDIYEIPRRRGWTTYGEAFQDLLREGATLLSDRGDLGINRKLDQPIPADARLYIVADEATYRRIKES; via the coding sequence TTGCATTTTCTAATCCAATTATCCGGCAAGCTGCTTCATCTGAAGAAGAAGTCCATTGCTTTTATTATTCTGGCCTTCATTCTTCTAAGTGCAACCATCGCCTTCCTGCTGGAGCCGGACACGTTTCATAGCTGGTTCAACGCCTTTTATTGGGTGATGACCACCATGGCTACTGTAGGGTATGGCGATTACTTCGCCGCTACCGTTACCGGCAAAGTATTTACGATTTTCTTATATATCTTTGGCATTGGTCTGCTCAGTCTGGTGATCGGCAAGATTATCGATGCCATGGGCGAGATGCAGCGCAGGAGAGGAGCCGGAACGTTGACCTTTCACGGACAACATCATGTGGTGCTGATTAACTGGAACCGCAAGACACAGGCGGCAGTAGATGAGATTCTGTGTTACGACAGGGAATGCAAAGTGGTCATTATCGATGAGAACGGACGGCATCCGCTGGAAGCCATGGAGCAGGTCCACTTCATCAGCGGCGATGCTGCAAGCGATGACATTCTGCTGAAGGCAAATATCGGGAGCGCCAGAGCAGCGATTGTGTTCAGCGACACCCGTATCGACGAAGCTTCCTTGAGCGACGGCAAGTCGCTGCTGATTGCTTCCAGCATTGAGCGGATTGCCCCGCAGGTACATACAACCGTAGAGATTATGCAGGAAAAGAACATTCAGAACTTCAAGCATGTGCAGGTGAACGAGTTCGTGCTCTCCCATGATGCGATCTCCAGACTGGCCGTCCGCTCTGCCCTGCAGGAGGGCAATTCTGAGGTGATCACCCAGCTTCTCAGCCGTGAGCACGGGGATGATATCTATGAAATTCCCCGCCGCCGCGGCTGGACAACCTATGGTGAGGCCTTTCAGGACCTGCTGCGCGAGGGGGCGACCCTGCTGTCCGACCGCGGTGATCTGGGCATTAACCGTAAGCTGGACCAGCCGATTCCGGCAGATGCCAGACTCTACATCGTCGCCGATGAGGCCACGTACCGGAGAATTAAAGAGAGCTAG